A window from Mya arenaria isolate MELC-2E11 chromosome 9, ASM2691426v1 encodes these proteins:
- the LOC128203066 gene encoding uncharacterized protein LOC128203066, which produces MDICKLLLTMVIALSTWTQAVFVKQSIPVPEDKYVIACPSECQCSHKEMTAECQFDSYEDYSMKKLLPWQLTVLRIHGTSSTWQTCMHSVKHVLLKGLEDVENTEDSFNDVFSGLRSLDIQYIPVEKISNSDLMVFKNLSFLSLSHSKISAIESHAFDTMSYLETLKLSWNNISTLGKYLFKDLKALIVLDVGYNSIEKLDAEDLNGLFSLEVLDLQSNLLRQVETFILDLNLNALQSLNLRSNKLSYISKSGVEQLLRLSSVDLSSNAFECTCMNEELIRMHMLKPTLFETETSCSGPKDLNGMKFKELDIYTLPCKEPEISNMTNSLKVNNQENLVIRCNVQASAPFAVYWVTPLGDKFTQLDTKETFPDQYEEMMTEKTYYGHHSFLVSKIYMTRDFSLVIETVRGYFDGEFVCVAENSLGSVNESTTIAVTSEVKTVYINSIFIGAYTSSAMLFLGTLIGLVRMLLNKCCHIDKCCCCSCSSDDLLVVDKRKNENGNIETTYANSDSIGYMDEDSIFQSGRNTPPDPPVNSPTLRCSPDKCVTPTNSEMDPSKGSSQHIWEQLDEVRSRLYYGAGRKIEKVRSHVRSFTDTGSLKIREMKDAGSMKIQSIKESGSHAASVAKKTVTSGMFQVKYSVQSIKEFCGTGEMGPGTVSMVSVSTDVDTHEEVKIVRSHTFV; this is translated from the exons ATGGATATTTGCAAGCTTCTACTTACGATGGTGATAGCCTTGTCAACGTGGACACAGGCAGTATTTGTTAAACAGTCTATTCCGGTCCCTGAAGACAAGTATGTGATCGCATGTCCATCTGAGTGTCAGTGTTCGCACAAGGAAATGACAGCAGAGTGTCAATTTGACAGTTACGAAGATTACTCCATGAAAAAactgttaccatggcaacttaCTGTGCTTCGAATTCATGGTACATCTTCAACTTGGCAGACTTGCATGCATTCTGTCAAACATGTGTTATTGAAAGGCTTAGAAGATGTTGAAAACACAGAGGACAGTTTTAATGATGTGTTTTCGGGATTAAGAAGTTTGGACATTCAGTACATTCCGGTTGAAAAGATCTCAAATTCTGACTTAATGGTTTTCAAAAATCTGTCATTTTTAAGTTTGTCTCATAGTAAAATTTCCGCCATTGAATCTCATGCTTTTGACACTATGTCGTATCTGGAAACCTTGAAACTCAGTTGGAATAACATTTCAACTCTTGGAAAATATCTATTCAAGGATTTGAAAGCCTTAATAGTCCTTGATGTTGGATATAACAGCATAGAGAAGTTAGATGCAGAAGATTTGAATGGGCTTTTTAGCTTGGAAGTGCTAGACTTGCAGAGCAATTTGCTAAGACAAGTAGAGACATTTATTCTGGATTTAAACTTAAATGCGCTACAATCCTTAAATCTTAGAAGCAATAAATTGTCATACATTTCCAAATCAGGTGTTGAACAGCTCTTGCGTTTATCCAGTGTTGACTTGAGCAGCAATGCatttgaatgtacatgtatgaatgaAGAATTGATAAGAATGCATATGCTGAAACCAACCTTGTTCGAAACTGAAACTTCCTGCAGTGGCCCAAAAGACTTGAACGGCATGAAATTCAAAGAGCTTGATATCTACACACTGCCTTGTAAAGAACCCGAAATTTCAAATATGACCAATAGCCTGAAGGTTAATAATCAAGAAAATCTTGTCATTAGATGTAATGTTCAAGCCTCGGCACCATTTGCGGTCTATTGGGTTACGCCTTTGGGGGATAAATTTACACAACTAGACACTAAAGAGACGTTTCCTGATCAGTATGAGGAAATGATGACTGAAAAAACATATTATGGACATCACTCATTCCTGGTTTCCAAAATATACATGACGAGAGACTTTTCGCTGGTAATTGAGACGGTTAGAGGCTACTTTGATGGTGAATTCGTATGTGTAGCTGAAAACTCATTAGGGAGTGTAAATGAATCAACTACAATTGCAGTCACTTCAGAAGTTAAAACTGTGTACATCAATAGCATCTTCATTGGTGCATACACCTCCAGTGCAATGCTATTTCTTGGTACATTAATTGGATTGGTGCGAATGTTACTGAACAAGTGTTGTCATATTGATAAATGCTGCTGCTGTTCATGTTCATCGGACGATTTGTTGGTTGTTGATAAgcggaaaaatgaaaatgggaACATTGAAACAACGTATGCTAATAGCGACAGTATTGGATACATGGATGAAGATTCCATTTTTCAAAGCGGTAGAAATACCCCACCTGATCCTCCTGTGAATTCACCAACTTTGAGATGCTCCCCAGATAAGTGTGTCACACCAACCAATAGCGAGATGGATCCTAGCAAGGGGTCATCTCAACACATCTGGGAACAGCTGGATGAAGTGAGATCGAGGCTCTACTACGGAGCTGGCAGGAAAATTGAGAAAGTCCGATCACATGTTCGCTCCTTTACTGATACAG GTTCCCTGAAAATTCGTGAGATGAAGGACGCAGGTAGCATGAAGATTCAGTCTATCAAAGAGTCAGGCTCCCATGCGGCCTCTGTGGCGAAAAAGACCGTCACCAGCGGTATGTTCCAG GTAAAGTACAGCGTGCAGTCCATCAAGGAGTTTTGTGGCACTGGAGAAATGGGTCCGGGGACAGTTTCCATGGTTTCTGTCTCCACAGACGTCGACACACATGAAGAAGTTAAAATCGTCCGATCCCATACGTTTGTGTAG